One window of the Parasphingopyxis algicola genome contains the following:
- a CDS encoding DUF6445 family protein — protein sequence MLPSLIVIDDFLRDPHGARRQALALDYDPAFKKGNYPGLLSTRPLPIEGLDTSVSRIVGTPVKADPSTSHRHCRLTLKADKGRSGVHIDPCFYSGILYLSLDEHCRGGTDFFRHRRTGLEAVPDDPAKLAATGYADPNMLIEDVVNTDTTKPGKWERISRIPMRFNRLILFKPWQFHNAGPGFGKSPETGRLVYLMFFAAAA from the coding sequence ATGCTGCCCTCGCTTATCGTTATCGACGATTTCCTCCGCGATCCGCATGGCGCGCGCCGTCAGGCGCTGGCTCTCGATTACGATCCGGCATTCAAGAAGGGCAATTATCCGGGGCTGCTCTCGACCAGGCCGCTCCCGATCGAGGGACTCGATACCAGCGTGTCGCGGATCGTCGGCACGCCCGTCAAAGCCGATCCCAGCACCAGCCACCGCCATTGCCGGCTGACGCTGAAAGCCGACAAGGGCCGGAGCGGCGTGCATATCGATCCCTGTTTCTATTCGGGCATCCTGTATCTGAGCCTTGACGAGCATTGCCGGGGCGGCACCGATTTCTTCCGACACCGCCGCACCGGTCTCGAAGCCGTGCCGGACGATCCGGCCAAACTGGCGGCAACCGGCTATGCCGATCCCAACATGCTGATCGAGGATGTCGTCAACACGGACACGACGAAGCCGGGAAAATGGGAGCGCATCTCGCGTATCCCGATGCGGTTCAACCGGCTGATCCTGTTCAAGCCGTGGCAGTTCCATAATGCCGGACCCGGCTTCGGCAAAAGTCCGGAGACGGGCCGGCTCGTCTATCTGATGTTCTTCGCCGCCGCGGCGTGA